A stretch of the Pirellulales bacterium genome encodes the following:
- a CDS encoding DUF58 domain-containing protein, protein MESFPKYFDPQTLAKLRGLELRARLIVEGYVSGVHRSPFHGFSIEFAEHREYVPGDDVRYVDWKVYGKTDKYYLKQYEEETNLISYLLVDGSQSMAYRSNEAGLSKLEYSQCLAAALGYLILNQQDSVGLVTFDEQVRTLVRPSSNPSHLKQLLHVMEQMKPEGKTAAGAIFHDLAERLKKRGIVLVFSDLFDRVPAILAGLKHFRHRRHEVVIFHVLDPAELDFPFRQMTLFKGLEQFPNLLANPQGLRRAYLEQFGEFLRSVREGCREHRIDYVQVRTDQPVDLALSAYLTQRLGARG, encoded by the coding sequence GTGGAAAGCTTCCCCAAGTATTTCGATCCGCAGACGCTGGCTAAGCTGCGCGGCTTGGAGCTGCGCGCACGGCTGATCGTCGAAGGCTATGTGTCGGGCGTGCATCGCAGCCCGTTTCATGGGTTTTCGATCGAATTCGCCGAGCATCGCGAATACGTTCCCGGCGACGACGTGCGCTATGTCGATTGGAAGGTCTACGGCAAAACCGACAAATACTATCTCAAGCAATACGAGGAAGAAACCAATCTCATCAGCTATCTGCTCGTCGACGGCAGCCAGAGCATGGCCTATCGGAGCAACGAGGCCGGGCTCTCGAAGCTCGAATATTCGCAATGCCTGGCGGCGGCGCTGGGATATTTGATTTTGAACCAGCAGGATAGCGTCGGGCTGGTGACGTTCGACGAGCAGGTGCGCACGCTTGTGCGGCCGAGCAGCAATCCGTCGCATTTGAAGCAACTGCTGCACGTGATGGAGCAGATGAAGCCGGAGGGCAAAACGGCGGCGGGAGCGATTTTCCACGATCTGGCCGAGCGGCTCAAGAAACGCGGCATCGTGCTGGTGTTCAGCGATTTGTTCGACCGGGTGCCGGCGATTCTTGCCGGATTGAAACATTTTCGCCATCGGCGGCATGAAGTGGTGATCTTCCACGTGCTCGATCCGGCCGAATTGGATTTTCCCTTCCGGCAGATGACGCTTTTCAAGGGGCTCGAACAATTCCCGAACCTGCTGGCCAATCCGCAAGGCCTGCGGCGCGCTTATCTCGAACAATTTGGCGAGTTTTTGCGGAGCGTCCGCGAAGGCTGCCGCGAACACCGCATCGACTACGTGCAAGTCCGCACCGACCAACCGGTAGACCTCGCCCTATCGGCGTATTTGACGCAGAGATTAGGGGCGAGGGGCTAG